The Acanthochromis polyacanthus isolate Apoly-LR-REF ecotype Palm Island chromosome 5, KAUST_Apoly_ChrSc, whole genome shotgun sequence genome includes a window with the following:
- the gpx1a gene encoding glutathione peroxidase 1a: protein MAGKLKRFYDLSAKLLSGETLSFSALNGKVVLIENVASLUGTTTRDYTQMNELHSRYSAEGLVILGVPCNQFGHQENCKNDEILRLLKYVRPGNGFEPKFQLLEKVDVNGKDAHPLFVYLKEKLPVPSDDTTALMTDPKLIIWSPVCRNDVSWNFEKFLVSPDGEPYKRYSRNFLTSDIEADIKELLKRVK, encoded by the exons ATGGCTGGGAAACTGAAAAGGTTTTACGACCTTTCAGCAAAACTGCTGTCTGGAGAAACGTTGAGTTTCTCTGCACTGAATGGGAAGGTGGTTCTCATTGAAAATGTGGCGTCTCTCTGAGGAACAACAACTAGGGATTACACCCAAATGAACGAGCTTCATTCTCGCTATTCCGCCGAAGGACTCGTTATCTTGGGGGTACCCTGCAACCAGTTTGGACATCAG GAGAACTGCAAGAATGATGAAATCCTAAGATTGTTGAAGTACGTCCGTCCAGGGAATGGTTTTGAACCAAAGTTCCAACTCCTGGAGAAGGTGGATGTGAATGGAAAAGATGCCCACCCCCTGTTTGTCTATCTGAAAGAGAAGCTCCCGGTCCCCAGTGATGACACCACGGCTCTCATGACTGATCCAAAGCTCATCATTTGGAGTCCAGTGTGCAGAAACGACGTGTCCTGGAACTTCGAGAAGTTCCTGGTCAGTCCAGATGGGGAGCCTTACAAGCGCTACAGCAGAAATTTCCTCACCAGTGACATTGAGGCAGATATTAAAGAGCTACTTAAGAGGGTCAAATAA
- the rbm5 gene encoding RNA-binding protein 5 isoform X1, with the protein MGADKRISRTERSGRYGSDQSRDESDWRDRRERDQERDHNMRRWGEERRNDRYEGDRRGSRDSPEQRERKRRNSDRSEDGYHSDGDYSEQDYRREPGEEKKSKTIMLGGLSPHVTEDDIRFAIDQLEGPQPVDVRLMIKKKGISRGFAFVDFYHLQDATRWMETNQKRLTIQGKSVDMHYSHPRNKYEDWLCGTCGLYNFRRRLKCFRCGAAKAECEASGNSGVPETQPSGDFYGDTIILRNIAPLTTVEAIMTALAPYANLSSNNIRLIKDKQTGQNRGFAFVQLSSPLEASQLLTILQGLQPPLKLDGKTIGVDYAKSARKDLLLPDGNRVSAFSVASTAIAAAQWSSSQPQQSSEGMSEYSYLQEGYTPLSQDYQTYYQQGGGASTSQGNGILGAAPGVKIVPTAVGVVISQNAQVYQPHIIAQPAVQALPLAQQLEAKPQTGHLSGIEAASVSAVAAATVNAASTLAASGQTGDTSAGVPDTSSYQYDESSGYYYDPQTGLYYDPNTHYYYNSQTQQYLYWDSEKQTYVPAPTNAGQNDGTSGSAPTGSKEPKEGKEKKEKPKSKTAQQIAKDMERWAKSLNKQKENFKSSFQPVSQEERKEAAAADAGYTLFEKKQASLERLMPEVLRIPEEETPTTSATTSKCGLVAAYSGDSDPEEGGAELDGGEGGQDKLTDWKKLACLLCRRQFPNKESLIRHQQLSDLHKKNMEVLRRSKLTEAELEELERKETEMKYRDRAAERREKYGIPEPPAPKKKKFSQPTPVINYEQPTKDGLNSDNIGNKMLQAMGWKEGKGLGRNQQGITTPIEAQLRTKGAGLGTKGTNYTLSASDTYKDAVRKAMFARFTELE; encoded by the exons ATGGGCGCTGATAAAAG GATTAGTCGGACCGAACGTAGTGGTAGATATGGTTCTGACCAGTCCCGTGACGAGTCAGATTGGCGTGACAGACGGGAGAGAGACCAGGAGCGCGATCACAACATGCGACGCTGGGGTGAAGAGAGACGTAATGACCGTTATGAAGGAGATCGTCGAGGATCAAGAGACAGTCCAGAG CAAAGAGAGAGGAAACGACGCAACAGTGATAGATCAGAAGATGGTTATCATTCAGATGGGGACTACTCAGAGCAGGATTACAGAAGAGAGCcaggagaggagaagaagagcaaGACTATCATGCTTGGGGGTCTGTCTCCTCATGTCACTGAGGATGAT attCGTTTTGCCATAGACCAATTGGAGGGACCCCAACCAGTGGATGTCAGGCTGATGATAAAGAAAAA AGGTATAAGCCGTGGTTTCGCCTTCGTGGACTTTTATCACTTGCAAGATGCTACCCGATGGATGGAGACCAATCAG AAACGTCTAACCATCCAAGGCAAAAGTGTGGACATGCACTACAGTCACCCAAGGAACAAATATGAAGACTGGCTCTGTGGCACT TGTGGCCTGTACAATTTCCGGAGGAGGCTGAAGTGCTTCAGGTGTGGAGCAGCCAAAGCCG AGTGTGAAGCAAGCGGTAACTCTGGAGTCCCTGAAACTCAACCGAGTGGAGATTTCTATGGCGACA CAATCATCCTGAGAAATATTGCTCCTTTGACCACTGTGGAAGCCATCATGACAGCCCTGGCACCTTATGCTAATCTTTCATCGAACAACATTCGCCTCATCAAAGACAAGCAGACAGGCCAGAATAGAGGTTTTGCCTTTGTACAGCTGTCCTCTCCTCTG GAGGCCTCTCAGCTGCTGACCATCTTACAGGGGCTGCAGCCTCCTCTAAAACTGGATGGAAAAACAATTGGGGTGGATTATGCTAAGAGCGCCAGAAA GGACCTATTACTACCTGATGGGAATCGTGTCAGTGCCTTTTCTGTGGCCAGCACAGCCATCGCTGCAGCCCAGTGGTCCTCGAGTCAG CCACAGCAGAGCTCAGAGGGGATGTCAGAGTACAGCTACCTGCAAGAAGGCTACACTCCACTCTCACAG GACTACCAGACCTACTACCAACAAGGAGGAGGAGCCAGCACATCTCAGGGAAATGGCATTCTGGGAG CTGCTCCAGGTGTAAAGATTGTTCCAACTGCAGTTGGAGTCGTAATATCACAGAATGCCCAAGTCTACCAACCTCATATCATTGCGCAGCCTGCTGTGCAG GCATTACCACTTGCCCAACAACTGGAGGCAAAACCCCAGACAGGACACCTTTCAGGCATTGAAGCTGCGTCTGTTTCAGCTGTAGCTGCTGCTACTGTTAATGCTGCCAGTACGTTAGCAGCCTCTGGACAGACAGGGGACACCAGCGCTG GTGTTCCTGATACATCCAGCTATCAGTATGATGAGTCATCTGGCTACTATTATGATCCTCAAACGGGCCTCTACTATGACCCAAATACACAT TATTACTACAATTCTCAGACCCAGCAGTATCTATACTGGGACAGTGAGAAGCAGACATACGTACCTGCCCCAACCAAcgctggacaaaatgatggcaCAAGTGGCTCTGCACCCACAGGCAGTAAAGAACCTaaagagggaaaagagaaaaaggagaagcCCAAAAGCAAGACTGCTCAGCAG ATTGCTAAAGACATGGAACGCTGGGCCAAAAGTCTCAACAAGCAAAAAGAGAATTTCAAGAGTAGCTTTCAGCCCGTTAGTCaagaagagaggaaggaggCAGCAGCTGCTGATGCTGGATACACACTGTTTGAAAAGAAG caggCAAGTCTAGAAAGACTAATGCCAGAGGTGCTACGGATCCCTGAAGAGGAGACACCAACCACCTCAGCCACCACCTCCAAG TGTGGCCTTGTGGCAGCCTACAGTGGAGACAGTGATCCTGAAGAGGGAGGAGCAGAACTTGATGGTGGTGAGGGAGGCCAGGACAAGTTGACAGACTGGAAGAAGTTGGCTTGCTTGCTGTGTAGGAGACAGTTTCCCAATAAAGAGAGTCTAATTCGACATCAGCAGCTCTCTGATCTCCATAAG AAAAACATGGAAGTTCTCCGCAGATCTAAATTGACTGAAGCTGAGCTGGAGGAGTTGGAGAGAAAAGAGACTGAG ATGAAATACAGGGACAGAGCagctgagaggagagaaaaatacGGCATCCCAGAACCTCCAGCACctaagaagaagaaatttaGCCAGCCAACACCAGTCAT AAACTACGAACAGCCAACTAAAGATGGCCTTAATAGTGACAATATTGGGAACAAAATGCTGCAGGCCATGGGATGGAAGGAGGGAAAAGGTCTTGGTCGCAACCAGCAGGGCATCACTACACCTATTGAG GCACAGTTGAGAACAAAGGGAGCTGGTCTTGGCACTAAAGGCACCAACTACACCCTCTCAGCTTCAGACACATACAAAGATGCAGTCCGCAAAGCCATGTTTGCTCGCTTCACTGAACTGGAATGA
- the brk1 gene encoding probable protein BRICK1, translating into MAGQEDPVQREIHQDWANREYIEVITSSIKKIADFLNSFDMSCRSRLATLNEKLTALERRIEYIEARVTKGETLT; encoded by the exons ATGGCCGGCCAGGAAGATCCAGTGCAAAGAGAGATTCACCAAGACTGGGCGAATCGAGAGTATATAGAAGTAATAACGAGCAGCATCAAAAAAATCGCCGACTTTCTGAACTCgtttg ATATGTCGTGTCGATCCCGTTTGGCCACCCTCAATGAGAAGTTGACTGCTTTGGAGAGGAGGATTGAATACATCGAGGCAAGA GTGACAAAAGGAGAAACCTTGACCTAG
- the rbm5 gene encoding RNA-binding protein 5 isoform X2 codes for MGADKRISRTERSGRYGSDQSRDESDWRDRRERDQERDHNMRRWGEERRNDRYEGDRRGSRDSPEQRERKRRNSDRSEDGYHSDGDYSEQDYRREPGEEKKSKTIMLGGLSPHVTEDDIRFAIDQLEGPQPVDVRLMIKKKGISRGFAFVDFYHLQDATRWMETNQKRLTIQGKSVDMHYSHPRNKYEDWLCGTCGLYNFRRRLKCFRCGAAKAECEASGNSGVPETQPSGDFYGDTIILRNIAPLTTVEAIMTALAPYANLSSNNIRLIKDKQTGQNRGFAFVQLSSPLEASQLLTILQGLQPPLKLDGKTIGVDYAKSARKDLLLPDGNRVSAFSVASTAIAAAQWSSSQPQQSSEGMSEYSYLQEGYTPLSQDYQTYYQQGGGASTSQGNGILGAAPGVKIVPTAVGVVISQNAQVYQPHIIAQPAVQALPLAQQLEAKPQTGHLSGIEAASVSAVAAATVNAASTLAASGQTGDTSAGVPDTSSYQYDESSGYYYDPQTGLYYDPNTHYYYNSQTQQYLYWDSEKQTYVPAPTNAGQNDGTSGSAPTGSKEPKEGKEKKEKPKSKTAQQIAKDMERWAKSLNKQKENFKSSFQPVSQEERKEAAAADAGYTLFEKKASLERLMPEVLRIPEEETPTTSATTSKCGLVAAYSGDSDPEEGGAELDGGEGGQDKLTDWKKLACLLCRRQFPNKESLIRHQQLSDLHKKNMEVLRRSKLTEAELEELERKETEMKYRDRAAERREKYGIPEPPAPKKKKFSQPTPVINYEQPTKDGLNSDNIGNKMLQAMGWKEGKGLGRNQQGITTPIEAQLRTKGAGLGTKGTNYTLSASDTYKDAVRKAMFARFTELE; via the exons ATGGGCGCTGATAAAAG GATTAGTCGGACCGAACGTAGTGGTAGATATGGTTCTGACCAGTCCCGTGACGAGTCAGATTGGCGTGACAGACGGGAGAGAGACCAGGAGCGCGATCACAACATGCGACGCTGGGGTGAAGAGAGACGTAATGACCGTTATGAAGGAGATCGTCGAGGATCAAGAGACAGTCCAGAG CAAAGAGAGAGGAAACGACGCAACAGTGATAGATCAGAAGATGGTTATCATTCAGATGGGGACTACTCAGAGCAGGATTACAGAAGAGAGCcaggagaggagaagaagagcaaGACTATCATGCTTGGGGGTCTGTCTCCTCATGTCACTGAGGATGAT attCGTTTTGCCATAGACCAATTGGAGGGACCCCAACCAGTGGATGTCAGGCTGATGATAAAGAAAAA AGGTATAAGCCGTGGTTTCGCCTTCGTGGACTTTTATCACTTGCAAGATGCTACCCGATGGATGGAGACCAATCAG AAACGTCTAACCATCCAAGGCAAAAGTGTGGACATGCACTACAGTCACCCAAGGAACAAATATGAAGACTGGCTCTGTGGCACT TGTGGCCTGTACAATTTCCGGAGGAGGCTGAAGTGCTTCAGGTGTGGAGCAGCCAAAGCCG AGTGTGAAGCAAGCGGTAACTCTGGAGTCCCTGAAACTCAACCGAGTGGAGATTTCTATGGCGACA CAATCATCCTGAGAAATATTGCTCCTTTGACCACTGTGGAAGCCATCATGACAGCCCTGGCACCTTATGCTAATCTTTCATCGAACAACATTCGCCTCATCAAAGACAAGCAGACAGGCCAGAATAGAGGTTTTGCCTTTGTACAGCTGTCCTCTCCTCTG GAGGCCTCTCAGCTGCTGACCATCTTACAGGGGCTGCAGCCTCCTCTAAAACTGGATGGAAAAACAATTGGGGTGGATTATGCTAAGAGCGCCAGAAA GGACCTATTACTACCTGATGGGAATCGTGTCAGTGCCTTTTCTGTGGCCAGCACAGCCATCGCTGCAGCCCAGTGGTCCTCGAGTCAG CCACAGCAGAGCTCAGAGGGGATGTCAGAGTACAGCTACCTGCAAGAAGGCTACACTCCACTCTCACAG GACTACCAGACCTACTACCAACAAGGAGGAGGAGCCAGCACATCTCAGGGAAATGGCATTCTGGGAG CTGCTCCAGGTGTAAAGATTGTTCCAACTGCAGTTGGAGTCGTAATATCACAGAATGCCCAAGTCTACCAACCTCATATCATTGCGCAGCCTGCTGTGCAG GCATTACCACTTGCCCAACAACTGGAGGCAAAACCCCAGACAGGACACCTTTCAGGCATTGAAGCTGCGTCTGTTTCAGCTGTAGCTGCTGCTACTGTTAATGCTGCCAGTACGTTAGCAGCCTCTGGACAGACAGGGGACACCAGCGCTG GTGTTCCTGATACATCCAGCTATCAGTATGATGAGTCATCTGGCTACTATTATGATCCTCAAACGGGCCTCTACTATGACCCAAATACACAT TATTACTACAATTCTCAGACCCAGCAGTATCTATACTGGGACAGTGAGAAGCAGACATACGTACCTGCCCCAACCAAcgctggacaaaatgatggcaCAAGTGGCTCTGCACCCACAGGCAGTAAAGAACCTaaagagggaaaagagaaaaaggagaagcCCAAAAGCAAGACTGCTCAGCAG ATTGCTAAAGACATGGAACGCTGGGCCAAAAGTCTCAACAAGCAAAAAGAGAATTTCAAGAGTAGCTTTCAGCCCGTTAGTCaagaagagaggaaggaggCAGCAGCTGCTGATGCTGGATACACACTGTTTGAAAAGAAG gCAAGTCTAGAAAGACTAATGCCAGAGGTGCTACGGATCCCTGAAGAGGAGACACCAACCACCTCAGCCACCACCTCCAAG TGTGGCCTTGTGGCAGCCTACAGTGGAGACAGTGATCCTGAAGAGGGAGGAGCAGAACTTGATGGTGGTGAGGGAGGCCAGGACAAGTTGACAGACTGGAAGAAGTTGGCTTGCTTGCTGTGTAGGAGACAGTTTCCCAATAAAGAGAGTCTAATTCGACATCAGCAGCTCTCTGATCTCCATAAG AAAAACATGGAAGTTCTCCGCAGATCTAAATTGACTGAAGCTGAGCTGGAGGAGTTGGAGAGAAAAGAGACTGAG ATGAAATACAGGGACAGAGCagctgagaggagagaaaaatacGGCATCCCAGAACCTCCAGCACctaagaagaagaaatttaGCCAGCCAACACCAGTCAT AAACTACGAACAGCCAACTAAAGATGGCCTTAATAGTGACAATATTGGGAACAAAATGCTGCAGGCCATGGGATGGAAGGAGGGAAAAGGTCTTGGTCGCAACCAGCAGGGCATCACTACACCTATTGAG GCACAGTTGAGAACAAAGGGAGCTGGTCTTGGCACTAAAGGCACCAACTACACCCTCTCAGCTTCAGACACATACAAAGATGCAGTCCGCAAAGCCATGTTTGCTCGCTTCACTGAACTGGAATGA